ACTTTTTTATGTTCGAGCAGGCGCATGGTGTTCATTTCCGCTACAATGCCCACATCTTCCACTTTTTCCAGATGATACGGCTGATAACTAATCACATCATCATTCAGCAAGTCATTATTCCAGTCGTAATATCCGTTGTCCGCACGGATTTCGAACAGGCAGTCATTCATATCCAGTTCTTCTCCCGGCCCGGACTTTTGCAGGATAAAGCGGAACTTATTGGTATCTTTTATCAACCTGACCGTTTCCGTCTGTTCCCGTTTCCCTGTAAAACTCACGTTCTTCACCTCGCCATACCAGAGAGGCTTCAAAACTTTATTATGTACCAATGACTCCCCCCGTTTCATTCTTACCGTCAAATCTTCCAGTATCGATTTTCCGACAACCAGTTCCGGCATTTCAAAGGCATCGCTCATTCCCGCCCAAGCGGCTATCCGGTATTCTCCGACCGGAAGTGACAACGGCATACGATAGCTGCCGCTGCCCAGAGTTTCCCCCTGTTCGCTCTTCTTTATAATAAACGTGCCTTCCTTGTCAAATACAAACACATCTACACAATTCACCTGAGCCGCAAAAGCATCGGTGAACTCCATGTTATAGTCGTACTGGAAACGGACATATAACTGACATTCCGGTAGTGTCTCATCAATGGATGTGCAAGAAAAGAGTACAAGCAGTAATAGCAGGCAACTTCCATAACTCATCCGTCGGACAACACCTTTTGTATTCATTATCTTTCTCATAATCTATGGTTCTATTTATTTTTCTAATTTCATATATAGTGTGGAAAAGCGCCTTTGTGCTTTTCTCGGAATAATCTGCTTTAGTGGACAAGCGTCAAAACTTGTCTGTATGGTAAGACCTGCTTCTATCAAGTTTTTCATATCAAGGTCTTGATTCACGGAAATATGCCTCCACCAGCTTAATAAAAACAAAAAGAGGAAAAAAGGAAGGCGCTATAAGACAACCTGCGCCGCATCATAACGCCTTCCTACAATTTTAATTATTATTTTAGCCCAATATATTTGTCATTACAAATCCACTCCCTGGCTCCAGGTAGTCCATGGATCTACCACAATATTTACAGAGAGATATGCTTCAGCGTCATCATCATTCCCACCCGGTTTTTCAGGATCGGTAGGATCTGTCTTGTCAGGAATCCAAGGAGTACCCGGTTGTTTCACGCTGTTGATAGTCAATGTGTACCAGTTGTTGCGTACGACACCATATTTGCCAAGTTCCATTGTGGCGGTGATTGCGTCGTCATGACGAATCAGGATGTTATAGTAGCAGACACCATTCTGGAAGTATTCTACACCTACGATTTCACTGGCAGCGGGCTTGGAGTATTCGCCACCGTTCGCAATAGCGTCTAGTTCGGCGATAGTAATAGCGGCAAAATCAGCGCCGACAGTCTTGCCTTGTTTAGTAGCGGCAGCCTTCATACGTGCATAGAACTGGTCACAAAGAGTGATTATCTGTGTTTGCAATGCATCCGCCGTAGCTGCTGTTTTTGCAGCATTATACACTGTCTGCAGTTCAACCAATGTCTTATAAGTGACACCCAAAAGGCGGAACCAGCTATCGCCTACTGTAAATGAGCTAGGAGTATAGACCGCACTTACTACGGCAGCCGTAGTTTGTGCCTGGGTTTGTGCGTCAGCAGCCATTGTATTCTCAAGACAATATTTGCTGTCCGTCATAGCTGAAAAATCAGTCGGCAAAGTACCGTCATCAGCTACTTTCAGATAATTGAACTGCGACGTATTGAATCCTGCCAATTCATAGTTCGGGTCTTTTCTGTAATCCGCATTGACAGAACCTCCGACAGGCATTACGATTTCAGAATACGGGAACATGCTCTTGTTAGTTACATTCAATGCCCAGTCACCGAATGTACAGGTTACCCCTGTAGGAACTGTGACACCAGCCGGATTTGTTCCTAAAGAAACCTTGGCAACGACACGGTCTACGTGAATCAGGGAACGGTCAGTCTCAGCAGCGGCCTTCGCAGCAATAGCATCGACAAAATTCGTTCCATCAACCACCTTTACATCGACTGCTACCAATGCTCCATTAGCAGAGTTGGCATTGTCACCGGCATTAATCATCATAAAGTTGTCCTTTGTTGCTCCAATCACTTCCTCAAGTGTCTGCTCCACAGCACTGTTGATAGCAGACCAGGAAGCGGAAGCCACACAGGCTGTCTTGAATTTGTTGCTCGGATTGACTACTGCCAGCACTTTAGCGGTAGCGGAAGGAACTTTGAATGCTTTTCCGTCATATCCAGTCACAAGAGCACCACCTGCATTCAGGATATAGTCGGTTGCAGCCAATGCCTTTGTTTCCAAACAAACGTCCGATGCGTCAAACAACGCAAGAAGCAATTCATTTACTTTCTGTTCTTCTGTACTTCCGTGATCTTCTCCCGGAGCACGCGTTCCCGTACTTTTGGGCATTGACACAGACACGGACATATAAGCTTCCCTGCCGTCTACCGGCAACTGGTTTTGTCCGCCGGTTACCATCTCTTCATCGTTACTACACGCTGCCATTGCCAGTCCGACAAACAGCGTTAAAAAAGATTTGTCCAATTTCATTGATAAAAAATTAAATTATTACTAAAATGTTTATTATTAAATATAAGTTTCAAGCTGTATCATTCAGCTTTCATGTCTTCCAAACGTTTCAAGTACATTCGCATCGCATCATAATCCCCTGTTTCCCAGGATACAATCGCTGCATTGTTGTTGGCTATCCTGTCACCCAGAAAGCGGTCGGCAATCAGCCGGATAATCTTGTTGTATTCGTCCGAACCTTTGCCATAGCTTACTGCGACCTGATACATTTCGTTATGGTTCATCTTATCGGGACGTGTCTTGATGATTTCCCGTCCCTGCTCCACAGAGAATGGAACCACCGTATAGCTGACTGTATATTCCACCAGGCGCAGCTTCGGATATACCTCCCTTAATAAGGCATTATAGATTTTTCCGCCGTCAATCGCTTTTATCTTTGCGTCACGTGCGTCCGGTTCGGGAGTCTGCGCGATAATATCAAGCACTTTCTGCATATAGGAAGGGCGGTATTCACGTAACCATACAGCCAGTCCCTCCCAGTTCTCCGGCACCGAAATGCACTCTATCATGTTATCGTCCAGCTTATAGGCATGTTTCAAGTTTTGTTCCAACGCTTTCGCACGTTGTTCGGAAAGGCGTGTGTTAGCATCATAACTACCTTCCGGCGACGAATAACCCACTATCTTAATCCGGGCAATACGATAATTATCGTCGCCACGGATAGAATCAATGGACGAATAGATTTTAGCCAGCTCGGCAGGATTATTCATATAATCGGCAAGCAATGCCGACTGGTTCACTTTAAAATTCAGATAAGCACTGCGGGTGAAAGAACGGCGTTTTTCCTCTGCCTGTGCCACCATTATCTCTAAATTCGGGCGTTCTATCACCTCTTTAAATAAAGGTAGTTCGGCAACAGGAGCTTTACCCAACATTTCTCCACACCCTGCACATCCCTGCAATTCACAAAATATCTCAACACGCGCACCGGACATCCACTCCTGCGCCGGGACTGTTTCGTTATATTCAAGCTGCATATCGCGTTTCCTGTCAAAACGGGTCATTTTTCCTCTCTCTCCCGCAACCGACTCCTTACCATACAAACTTTCTTTCCGCTTGTTCATACGATAGCGGTTCCTGCCTGCAATGCAAACAGAGGGCAGGACAAGCGTATCACTTTCCGACCGGCTGATTATTAATGGAGTAACTATCATTTGCTGGCGTGAAGGAAGCCGCAGTGTGCTACAATCCATACTAAATGAAACTTCCACTTTGTCATCACTTATTTTCCGGGCAACAGTATGTCCGATATTTACCTCCTGGGCATAGGCGGATACTGCGCCTAACAGCCCCAAAGCCATGTATATACAGATTCTTTTCATCATTAGCCTATTTTATAATGTATATGATACTAATTGCAGCCTTTGTCGGGCCGAAGTAGTTTTTCTTTTCACTTTTCTGAACAGTTCCACAAGTGGCACAGGGATATTTGGAATGATCCATTCGCGCATATCCGACTCCAAGTACAGCCTCCATACTCCAGCGGTTGCCGAGCAACCACTGATAGCCGTAGGATATTCCACCGCCCCACAAATGTCCCTGATAGCGGTGACGTTCCATGTTATCACTCAAAAATGACATTCCACCCACATTATATTTGGCGTAATGTCCGTGCAGACCCAGAAAATGGCTGTTAAATTTCTCACATAGCCAGTAGCGAAGTTCCGGCTGTACGCCCCAGTGGCGCAAACGCGTTTCATCATCAAACTTCCAGGGGTTATAATTTCCGGATAAATCGAGAGACCATTTCTTGCCCAAACCTATTTCCAAGCCTAAGTTCATTGTAGTAGTAGCGTCATAAAGCAAATTACTCTTTACTGCAACCTTTTGGGCATAAGAACTGACCACATTACAAAGTAACATCCCCCAAACCCCGATTAAACATAGATATTTCTTCATATCATCTTATTATTTATTATTGCTTTTGTTTCATCTCTATTCTGTAATAGAGATGAAATAAATAATACGAATAGTAAATATCTAATTTCCAATGAATTACATCACATAAAATAAAAATAGAATGTTTCAGTATCATAATATAATGAATCATATCAAAAAAAATAGATAATAATATCCTGATATATAATTTATTAAAAAAATAGATGCTGAAACAATTGTGAAACAAACAAATAAGTAACAGACCAAACAATCAAAGCAGTTATTGCCATGGAAACAAAACTTATAAAAAGCGAACTACTGTACATCGAAGAACACCTGTCATGCCAAAACTACATGACAACGATTGAAACCGGGTTTAAACTCCTTGAATTTACCGGGAACACAGAATTTGAGGAAGACAATGCAACCAAAAACTATCTCCTGTTCTTTCTGAAAGGTGATTTCACCATAAGCTGTAACCAGTTCCACAACAGAATATTTCATGCCGGAGACATGATACTAATCCCCCGTTCTTCCCGGCTGAAAGGAATTGCGGAAACCGGTTCAAGCCTACTCTCCATGTTTTTCGACATGCCTGAAGGAAACTGTGACAAACTCATATTGCAGTCTTTATCAGATATATGCGACAACATTAAGTACAACTTTTCACCAATTAAAATACACTATCCGTTGACACCATTCCTCGAAGTGTTAACCTACTGCATCAAGAATGGAATGAGTTGCGCACACCTGCATGACTTGATGCAACGGGAGTTCTTCTTTCTTTTACGTGGTTTTTATGAAAAACAGGAGATTGCAGCATTATTCCACCCTATTATCGGAAAAGAAATGGACTTCAAGGATTTTGTCATGCACAACTATAGAAAAGTGGATAATATAGAACAGCTCATCTCACTGTCAAATATGGGAAGAAGCTGCTTCTTTAGCAAATTCAATGAAGTGTTCGGCATGACAGCCAAACAGTGGATACTGAAACAAAGGAACCAAAGGATACTGGAAAAAATGACAGAACCAGGAGTATGCATAAAAGATGTCATCGAAGAATTGGGATTTGATTCACAAGGCAACTTCAACCGTTACTGCAAACAACATTTCGGATGTACTCCCAAACAGCTGATAGAGCGGTGCCAGGCTGCAAACCGGACAAGCTAGCAAGTATTATCCCTATCTGTACAAAATGAATAAATTATTGGACTTTATGATAAATCCTATAATGAAAAATTTAGTTTACTTTGCAGCGTGAAAGATATCAAAACTACAGAGAGATTTTAAGATAATCTCTATTACAGAATAGATTACAATATTGCAAAGATAAATAAAAATATAATATCTTCTAATTTCCAACGGATTATATTACAAAGAACATTTCGCTAAGATAAATTTGTAACCATACTATTCACCTGATTGAGCATGGACACATCGAAATCCTTTAAATAGACGCGTGTCATTTCTTCCGAAGTGTGCCCAAGCCCGGCACTAATCACAGAAACCGGAGCTCCATAGTCACGTGCGAGGGTAGCCCAGGTATGGCGTGCAGTATATGTCGTCAACGGTACTTTAATATCAGCCACAACAGCGATTCTCTTCAAATAACGGTTAATACGTCCCAACGCCAAACGGTACTGTTTGTATCCAGAAGCATATTCACCACTTATTATCGGAAAGAGATACTCATTTTCTGTCCCATATTTATCTATCAGAACTTTCATTTGGGGAGATACGACTATACGAATCAGCTGTTTCGACTTATGCCGGTAATAGGTCAGCACACCATTACAAATATCGGCTTTCTTCAAAAGGACAATATCAACAAAAGCCATTCCCTGCGCATAAAAGCTAAACAGATACAAATCGCAGGCAAACTCCAGTTGCGGTTCATTCGTCAAATCCAAGTCCGCCAGAATCTGCATATCCTTCCGTGACAAAGCGCGTTTCACAGTCTTCGCCGGACGGGTCTGCGCTTTAGCAAACGGATATTCGCCACGGGGATGATAGCCGTCCACTATCGCCTGGTTATACAAAGAGCGTAAGTTGCGCAGATAATAACTTATCGTATTGCCGGAAGCACCGTTACTATACAGGAAATCCTCGTATCTCCTGACAAACGCCAAATCAACCTCCGACATCCGCACATCGGGGCGACTTATAAATTTTGCCAACGACGAGCGGGTACTCTTGTAGGCCGCAGCCATTCCTACTTTCTTCAGTTCCTGCTTCCGTTCAATCTGCGTATTGATATACTGCAATAAATAAAACTGTGGTTTTCCACTTCCAAGGACATTTTGAGCCAGTACATCTTCCACTGTAAATTCTTCCCTTGTCCGTTCAAGCTGCCTGATCCGTGTATCAATCTGATTACACATCTTCCGCAACTCACGATTCATCTTCACGACTTCTTTAGCTGTAAAAGAAGAACCCGTACCATTAATAATCTTCCCTTCCGACTCGTCAAACACTTCTTCTTTCACCCGGTAACCTGTATACAGCAACTTTTTTCTTCGATTGTGGATTACCTGAAATACTAAAGGGTAACTGCCATTATTCAATATCCTGCTCTTGTTCAGCATAAGTTTCACTGATGTTATCATATCCTGCTTTTTTGTTTGAGACGTAAAAGTACGAAGTTCACCTTACTTATCAGAACTATTTTCCGCCTGTTACGCAAGAAACAAGAAATGGAATAAAAAGTTTTTTCACTTTAAGAATAGTTATCTAATAAATATAGTTAAAATACACGTTCTAGTAATTAGTATATTTTTATTACATAATTTCAATATACATACGCATAAATTAAATATGTACACAGTAAATGATATTTCATTACATAATATAAACATTTCTGCTATTCATCCTTTTGAAAAATTAGAATATTAGGCATAGCTTTGTACTATGGATTTTAGGGAGCCGTCCGTTCCTTTAAAAGGAAGAGGTCATTCCTCGGTGTGCAACGGGCCGTTCCTTTTAAAGGAACGGCCCGTTGGTTTTAAAGGAAAAACCAACATCTGTAACCATTTGAATTTCAACTTCTTACTGAATTAGAATTCCGTCCCCGCAACCCATGGGATTTTTTCCAACAAACACAACGGAAGCTGCCGCACGAAGCGGCAATCAGTATACAACAAATTTCAACAATTCAAAATTCAAATCCCATGGTTACAGTCACGTTTGCCATTAAGCCATATCTGGCGAGGTACATGTATGTCCGCTACGGACAAAGTTTAGAACTTCTATCGCACAGCAATCCATCGCCAAGGCTCCCCATTCCAATCCACCTCTCCCACCTCACTCCCATTTATCATTTCTTGCATCAATTATCCGTTCCCCATCCGCAAGGCGTCTCCTGGAAAGAGACTGGAAATATCACTTTTGTTCTTCCTAGCCCAAGACAGAGCAAGAACCCGGAAATCTACAATTACTTCGGTCAGGACAGTATCTTTATTATTGAAAAGGAAATTGAGGTGGAAATGAAAGCGGAGCTTTATTCATTCCTATTGGAAAATAAGTTCAAAAATGGGGTGATGTATATAAAGTCGATGCATGAGTTTGTGGTAAAGTATGATATGGTGGAGTCGGTGGAAGAGGAAAGTTTGATGAGAGGGTTTCAGAGGTGGAGAAAGAAAATGAAGGGAGACTCTAAACTATAAAATCACACCTAATTAAGATTCTTTAAAATAAAACTGTCCCGCTATGCAAACTACTAAAGAGTAAATAGTGGGACAGAAAATAAAGATTACTAACAGATTATGTTATTAGAAAAGAATATTCAACAGATACAAG
The DNA window shown above is from Bacteroides faecium and carries:
- a CDS encoding Mfa1 family fimbria major subunit (Members of this family are fimbrial shaft proteins (major subunit proteins), found in the Bacteriodetes. The family is named for Mfa1 from Porphyromonas gingivalis, and is related to but distinct from the family of FimA from the species.); the protein is MKLDKSFLTLFVGLAMAACSNDEEMVTGGQNQLPVDGREAYMSVSVSMPKSTGTRAPGEDHGSTEEQKVNELLLALFDASDVCLETKALAATDYILNAGGALVTGYDGKAFKVPSATAKVLAVVNPSNKFKTACVASASWSAINSAVEQTLEEVIGATKDNFMMINAGDNANSANGALVAVDVKVVDGTNFVDAIAAKAAAETDRSLIHVDRVVAKVSLGTNPAGVTVPTGVTCTFGDWALNVTNKSMFPYSEIVMPVGGSVNADYRKDPNYELAGFNTSQFNYLKVADDGTLPTDFSAMTDSKYCLENTMAADAQTQAQTTAAVVSAVYTPSSFTVGDSWFRLLGVTYKTLVELQTVYNAAKTAATADALQTQIITLCDQFYARMKAAATKQGKTVGADFAAITIAELDAIANGGEYSKPAASEIVGVEYFQNGVCYYNILIRHDDAITATMELGKYGVVRNNWYTLTINSVKQPGTPWIPDKTDPTDPEKPGGNDDDAEAYLSVNIVVDPWTTWSQGVDL
- a CDS encoding DUF3575 domain-containing protein; the protein is MKKYLCLIGVWGMLLCNVVSSYAQKVAVKSNLLYDATTTMNLGLEIGLGKKWSLDLSGNYNPWKFDDETRLRHWGVQPELRYWLCEKFNSHFLGLHGHYAKYNVGGMSFLSDNMERHRYQGHLWGGGISYGYQWLLGNRWSMEAVLGVGYARMDHSKYPCATCGTVQKSEKKNYFGPTKAAISIIYIIK
- a CDS encoding DUF3868 domain-containing protein; its protein translation is MMKRICIYMALGLLGAVSAYAQEVNIGHTVARKISDDKVEVSFSMDCSTLRLPSRQQMIVTPLIISRSESDTLVLPSVCIAGRNRYRMNKRKESLYGKESVAGERGKMTRFDRKRDMQLEYNETVPAQEWMSGARVEIFCELQGCAGCGEMLGKAPVAELPLFKEVIERPNLEIMVAQAEEKRRSFTRSAYLNFKVNQSALLADYMNNPAELAKIYSSIDSIRGDDNYRIARIKIVGYSSPEGSYDANTRLSEQRAKALEQNLKHAYKLDDNMIECISVPENWEGLAVWLREYRPSYMQKVLDIIAQTPEPDARDAKIKAIDGGKIYNALLREVYPKLRLVEYTVSYTVVPFSVEQGREIIKTRPDKMNHNEMYQVAVSYGKGSDEYNKIIRLIADRFLGDRIANNNAAIVSWETGDYDAMRMYLKRLEDMKAE
- a CDS encoding helix-turn-helix transcriptional regulator, whose amino-acid sequence is METKLIKSELLYIEEHLSCQNYMTTIETGFKLLEFTGNTEFEEDNATKNYLLFFLKGDFTISCNQFHNRIFHAGDMILIPRSSRLKGIAETGSSLLSMFFDMPEGNCDKLILQSLSDICDNIKYNFSPIKIHYPLTPFLEVLTYCIKNGMSCAHLHDLMQREFFFLLRGFYEKQEIAALFHPIIGKEMDFKDFVMHNYRKVDNIEQLISLSNMGRSCFFSKFNEVFGMTAKQWILKQRNQRILEKMTEPGVCIKDVIEELGFDSQGNFNRYCKQHFGCTPKQLIERCQAANRTS
- a CDS encoding FimB/Mfa2 family fimbrial subunit — its product is MRKIMNTKGVVRRMSYGSCLLLLLVLFSCTSIDETLPECQLYVRFQYDYNMEFTDAFAAQVNCVDVFVFDKEGTFIIKKSEQGETLGSGSYRMPLSLPVGEYRIAAWAGMSDAFEMPELVVGKSILEDLTVRMKRGESLVHNKVLKPLWYGEVKNVSFTGKREQTETVRLIKDTNKFRFILQKSGPGEELDMNDCLFEIRADNGYYDWNNDLLNDDVISYQPYHLEKVEDVGIVAEMNTMRLLEHKKVYLTLTRKSDSKVLMKIDLIPYLLLTKMEGHDIPAQEYLDRQSEYAIVFFYNPELLNFLSTKIVINGWTIWLKGEDL
- a CDS encoding site-specific integrase yields the protein MITSVKLMLNKSRILNNGSYPLVFQVIHNRRKKLLYTGYRVKEEVFDESEGKIINGTGSSFTAKEVVKMNRELRKMCNQIDTRIRQLERTREEFTVEDVLAQNVLGSGKPQFYLLQYINTQIERKQELKKVGMAAAYKSTRSSLAKFISRPDVRMSEVDLAFVRRYEDFLYSNGASGNTISYYLRNLRSLYNQAIVDGYHPRGEYPFAKAQTRPAKTVKRALSRKDMQILADLDLTNEPQLEFACDLYLFSFYAQGMAFVDIVLLKKADICNGVLTYYRHKSKQLIRIVVSPQMKVLIDKYGTENEYLFPIISGEYASGYKQYRLALGRINRYLKRIAVVADIKVPLTTYTARHTWATLARDYGAPVSVISAGLGHTSEEMTRVYLKDFDVSMLNQVNSMVTNLS